From Camelina sativa cultivar DH55 chromosome 7, Cs, whole genome shotgun sequence, one genomic window encodes:
- the LOC104704067 gene encoding uncharacterized protein LOC104704067 isoform X2, whose protein sequence is MILANKALEEDESLPAGIKEDTYEQAVSKGKRELMMQPRATLSVSHRAAKALKEARLNRGLELYKIYKRNNKRANESSRLGGGCTRFRRNNLSGTLQQLSFEDLVVLANAAEEYIMPAATVEQDTCKQSESGELQRNRELMQQKGEAAPVKVVEEVKSYRDSSDGFRIDRLFEKKYVRRIRVKNKEQLESTSVGVVVGTSNLVNNKLCGRKPSSLTNVDALEREEGLVYNNAETLSKSELVCCTGIKNKTRSRDETEATAAAVSKEQFDCLNSAWEQGYPKRKRSQLIIRKPKERKKNLNKSREGKKQACDEIDNSGQEAETKEDVSDASNSSSCNLCSSVIFDVQWSNKRKRNCMKLVEAPSNLVILLIAIEAITHQLRLLDISM, encoded by the exons ATGATTCTGGCCAATAAAGCGTTGGAGGAAGATGAGTCTTTGCCGGCGGGAATTAAGGAAgacacat ATGAACAAGCTGTCTCTAAGGGAAAGCGAGAGCTGATGATGCAACCAAGAGCAACTCTTAGCGTAAGTCACAGAGCAGCCAAGGCTCTTAAAGAAGCTAGATTGAACAGAGGTCTTGAGTTGTACAAAATTTATAAGAGGAATAATAAAAGAGCCAACGAGTCTAGTCGTCTTGGTGGTGGTTGCACAAGGTTTCGTAGGAACAACTTGTCTGGTACTCTTCAGCAGCTGTCTTTTGAAGATTTAGTGGTTCTGGCCAACGCAGCAGAGGAGTATATTATGCCTGCTGCTACAGTTGAGCAAGATACAT GTAAGCAGAGCGAATCTGGCGAGCTGCAGAGAAACCGAGAGTTGATGCAACAAAAGGGCGAAGCAGCACCAGTGAAGGTTGTTGAAGAAGTTAAATCATACAGAGATTCTTCTGATGGTTTTCGGATAGACAGATTGTTTGAGAAGAAGTATGTCCGGAGGATCAGAGTCAAGAACAAGGAGCAGTTGGAATCTACATCTGTTGGAGTGGTTGTAGGAACTTCTAATCTTGTCAACAACAAGTTGTGTGGACGCAAACCATCAAGCTTAACTAATGTGGATgcattagagagagaagaagggttGGTGTACAACAACGCTGAAACTCTGTCAAAATCTGAACTAGTCTGTTGTACGGGGATAAAAAACAAGACAAGGAGCAGAGATGAGACAGAAGCAACCGCAGCTGCAGTTTCGAAAGAGCAGTTTGATTGTCTTAATTCAGCATGGGAACAGGGATATCCCAAGAGAAAACGCAGCCAACTGATAATAAGAAAACCCAAGGAACGGAAGAAGAACTTGAACAAGAGCagagaaggaaagaaacaaGCTTGTGACGAAATCGACAATTCTGGACAAGAAGCTGAGACAAAGGAGGACGTTTCTGATGCATCTAACTCTTCTAGTTGCAACTTGTGTAGTAGTGTCATCTTCGATGTTCAGTGgagcaacaagaggaagagaaattGCATGAAATTAGTGGAAGCACCGAGCAACCTCGTGATCCTTCTTATTGCTATTGAAGCAATCACACATCAGTTGCGTCTCTTAGACATTAGCATGTAG
- the LOC104704067 gene encoding uncharacterized protein LOC104704067 isoform X1, translated as MKERVKVRIEKQVKERSSDPRASLPKPAMNSADQRSRKIVSFASNLMILANKALEEDESLPAGIKEDTYEQAVSKGKRELMMQPRATLSVSHRAAKALKEARLNRGLELYKIYKRNNKRANESSRLGGGCTRFRRNNLSGTLQQLSFEDLVVLANAAEEYIMPAATVEQDTCKQSESGELQRNRELMQQKGEAAPVKVVEEVKSYRDSSDGFRIDRLFEKKYVRRIRVKNKEQLESTSVGVVVGTSNLVNNKLCGRKPSSLTNVDALEREEGLVYNNAETLSKSELVCCTGIKNKTRSRDETEATAAAVSKEQFDCLNSAWEQGYPKRKRSQLIIRKPKERKKNLNKSREGKKQACDEIDNSGQEAETKEDVSDASNSSSCNLCSSVIFDVQWSNKRKRNCMKLVEAPSNLVILLIAIEAITHQLRLLDISM; from the exons ATGAAGGAAAGAGTAAAAGTGAGAATCGAGAAACAAGTGAAAGAAAGGAGCAGTGACCCTCGCGCTTCACTGCCGAAACCAGCGATGAACTCGGCGGATCAAAG GAGCAGGAAGATAGTGTCTTTCGCCTCGAATTTGATGATTCTGGCCAATAAAGCGTTGGAGGAAGATGAGTCTTTGCCGGCGGGAATTAAGGAAgacacat ATGAACAAGCTGTCTCTAAGGGAAAGCGAGAGCTGATGATGCAACCAAGAGCAACTCTTAGCGTAAGTCACAGAGCAGCCAAGGCTCTTAAAGAAGCTAGATTGAACAGAGGTCTTGAGTTGTACAAAATTTATAAGAGGAATAATAAAAGAGCCAACGAGTCTAGTCGTCTTGGTGGTGGTTGCACAAGGTTTCGTAGGAACAACTTGTCTGGTACTCTTCAGCAGCTGTCTTTTGAAGATTTAGTGGTTCTGGCCAACGCAGCAGAGGAGTATATTATGCCTGCTGCTACAGTTGAGCAAGATACAT GTAAGCAGAGCGAATCTGGCGAGCTGCAGAGAAACCGAGAGTTGATGCAACAAAAGGGCGAAGCAGCACCAGTGAAGGTTGTTGAAGAAGTTAAATCATACAGAGATTCTTCTGATGGTTTTCGGATAGACAGATTGTTTGAGAAGAAGTATGTCCGGAGGATCAGAGTCAAGAACAAGGAGCAGTTGGAATCTACATCTGTTGGAGTGGTTGTAGGAACTTCTAATCTTGTCAACAACAAGTTGTGTGGACGCAAACCATCAAGCTTAACTAATGTGGATgcattagagagagaagaagggttGGTGTACAACAACGCTGAAACTCTGTCAAAATCTGAACTAGTCTGTTGTACGGGGATAAAAAACAAGACAAGGAGCAGAGATGAGACAGAAGCAACCGCAGCTGCAGTTTCGAAAGAGCAGTTTGATTGTCTTAATTCAGCATGGGAACAGGGATATCCCAAGAGAAAACGCAGCCAACTGATAATAAGAAAACCCAAGGAACGGAAGAAGAACTTGAACAAGAGCagagaaggaaagaaacaaGCTTGTGACGAAATCGACAATTCTGGACAAGAAGCTGAGACAAAGGAGGACGTTTCTGATGCATCTAACTCTTCTAGTTGCAACTTGTGTAGTAGTGTCATCTTCGATGTTCAGTGgagcaacaagaggaagagaaattGCATGAAATTAGTGGAAGCACCGAGCAACCTCGTGATCCTTCTTATTGCTATTGAAGCAATCACACATCAGTTGCGTCTCTTAGACATTAGCATGTAG
- the LOC109124713 gene encoding protein SEH1, producing MAKSMATLDPGTTCSSWNYSGHRLAAGSLDGSLSVYDSSTPSASSSSTFTCSSKVRVSESSIVKIVWLPSEYGDAVACICEDGSLSIWEEVSEDTHALEWKLCKSMKSKSSLVLDVQFGVSTKSLKMVAAYSDGYLRVFELLNPLELKNWQLQAEFQNVIDSLSTLGKPSSLSASVSWNPMKGEEQEPSFVLAFNSDSPHLNSSKIWEFDEAHNRWLAVAELALPEDKGDPVYALSWAPNIGRPYEVFAVATHKGIGIWHVGLAPDLEGRLPVKKVSSLSGHQGEVWQMEWDMSGMTLASTGSDGMVKLWQSNLNGEWHEQATLEPVPS from the exons ATGGCGAAATCAATGGCGACGCTAGATCCCGGCACCACTTGTTCCTCCTGGAATTACTCCGGCCACCGATTAGCCGCCGGTTCCCTCGACGGAAGCCTCTCCGTTTACGACTCTTCTACTCCTtctgcttcgtcttcttcgacTTTCACCTGCTCTTCCAAAGTTAGGGTTAGTGAATCCAGTATCGTAAAAATCGTCTGGCTACCTTCTGAATACGGCGATGCAGTAGCCTGCATTTGCGAAGACGGAAGCTTATCGATTTGGGAGGAGGTTTCTGAAG ACACACATGCTCTTGAGTGGAAACTGTGTAAGAGTATGAAGAGCAAGTCTAGCCTAGTGCTTGATGTTCAATTCGGAGTTTCCACAAAGAGTCTAAAGATG GTTGCAGCATATTCTGATGGGTACCTTAGGGTTTTTGAGCTGTTGAATCCATTGGAATTAAAGAACTGGCAACTTCAG GCCGAGTTTCAGAATGTTATTGATTCTCTATCGACGCTCGGTAAACCTTCAAGCTTATCTGCATCTGTTTCATGGAATCCGATGAAGGGTGAAGAGCAAGAACCAAGCTTTGTTTTAGCCTTCAACTCTGATTCTCCACATCTTAACTCTTCCAAG ATATGGGAGTTTGACGAAGCTCATAACAGATGGTTGGCAGTAGCAGAATTAGCCTTACCAGAAGACAAAGGTGATCCAGTTTATGCTTTGTCATGGGCCCCAAATATTGGCAG ACCATACGAGGTTTTTGCTGTGGCAACTCATAAAGGGATAGGAATATGGCATGTTGGTCTAGCTCCTGATCTTGAAGGAAGGCTTCCAGTAAAGAAGGTCTCCTCGCTTTCTGGCCATCAAGGCGAG GTTTGGCAGATGGAGTGGGACATGAGTGGCATGACTTTAGCTAGCACTGGAAGTGATGGTATGGTCAAATTGTGGCAGTCAAACTTAAACGGCGAGTGGCACGAGCAGGCAACGCTTGAACCAGTTCCCTCCTAA
- the LOC104704071 gene encoding E3 ubiquitin-protein ligase ORTHRUS 1-like, with amino-acid sequence MNEALRISCKMGYPVRVVRSHKEKRSAYAPEKGVRYDGVYRIEKCWRKVGIQGSFKVCRYLFVRCDNEAAPWASDVLGDRPRPLPVIPELKKATDLFVRKEKPSWDFDEADGRWKWMKSPPASRKKCVAALDPEYRKIVRKRGKNSIMDKLRKEFNCQICQKVMSLPVTTPCAHNFCKGCLEAKFAGVAQVRERSRGGRTLRAKKNVMTCHCCTTDLSEFLQNPQVNRELMEVIENLKKKEEESQAVDEPSNDAAESSGGNTESEEEEGEEEEEEAEPPSKKIKLDSDCVGPVGVGN; translated from the exons ATGAATGAAGCTCTACGAATTAGTTGCAAAATGGGCTATCCTGTCCGAGTTGTCAG GTCTCACAAGGAGAAGCGTTCAGCATATGCCCCTGAGAAAGGAGTGAGATATGATGGGGTTTATAGGATTGAGAAGTGCTGGCGAAAAGTTGGAATACAg GGTTCTTTTAAGGTCTGCCGTTACCTGTTTGTCAGATGTGACAATGAGGCAGCTCCATGGGCCag TGATGTGCTTGGTGATCGTCCAAGGCCATTGCCTGTTATTCCTGAGCTCAAGAAAGCTACTGACCTGTTTGTGAGAAAGGAGAAGCCATCATGGGATTTCGAT GAAGCTGATGGTcgttggaaatggatgaagtcTCCACCTGCTAGTAGAAAGAAGTGTGTTGCTGCTCTGGATCCTGAGTATAGGAAGATCGTTAGGAAAAGAGGAAAGAACTCTATCATGGACAAACTTCGCAAAG AGTTCAACTGCCAAATCTGTCAGAAAGTGATGAGTCTCCCAGTGACAACGCCTTGTGCTCACAACTTCTGCAAGGGATGCTTAGAAGCTAAATTTGCTGGGGTAGCTCAAGTGCGGGAGAGAAGCAGGGGTGGGCGCACCCTACGTGCAAAGAAGAATGTCATGACCTGCCATTGTTGCACTACTGACCTCTCTGAGTTTCTCCAGAACCCACAG GTGAACAGAGAACTGATGGAGGTGAttgagaatctgaagaagaaagaggaagagtcTCAAGCCGTTGATGAACCAAGCAATGACGCAGCAGAGTCTTCTGGAGGAAACACAGagtccgaagaagaagaaggagaagaggaagaggaggaagctGAACCACCAAGTAAGAAGATCAAACTGGACAGCGACTGTGTTGGACCTGTTGGTGTTGGAAACTAA
- the LOC109125519 gene encoding E3 ubiquitin-protein ligase ORTHRUS 1-like, which produces MANEIQVPCDGDGVCMRCKATPPAEESLTCSTCVTPWHVACLLPESLVSSTGGEWQCPDCSGDIVDSAVPVSGTPGGSVLVAAARAIEADVTLTDAQKAKKRQKLMSGGSGGGDDEEDDKNKKKKKSDDDDIYLEISIESTPCGHNFCLKCFEKWVGKGNLTCTTCRGKIPKHVAQNPRINLALVSAIRLAKASSSAVEVTAAKVQHFIRNQDRPDKAFTTSRAKKTGKANACSGKIYVTIPGDHFGPITSDYDPTRKQGVLFGESWDDRQDCRQWGAHFPHVAGIAGQSGFGAQSVALSGGYLDDEDHGEWFLYTGRLALHISCPLVLGLWLFL; this is translated from the exons ATGGCGAATGAGATTCAGGTTCCTTGCGACGGAGACGGTGTGTGTATGCGGTGCAAGGCCACTCCTCCTGCTGAAGAGTCGCTCACTTGCAGCACGTGCGTCACTCCATGGCACGTGGCGTGTCTCCTCCCCGAATCGCTCGTTTCTTCCACCGGAGGAGAGTGGCAGTGTCCCGATTGCTCCGGCGATATCGTCGATTCCGCCGTTCCGGTTTCCGGAACCCCCGGTGGTTCGGTTCTCGTAGCAGCGGCCCGTGCGATCGAGGCTGATGTGACACTCACTGACGCTCAGAAAGctaaaaaaaggcaaaaactcATGAGTGGTGGTTCTGGTGGTGGtgacgatgaagaagacgacaagaataagaagaagaagaagagcgatgATGACGATATCT ATCTTGAGATTAGTATTGAATCT ACACCGTGTGGTCACAACTTCTGCTTGAAATGTTTTGAGAAATGGGTAGGTAAAGGGAATCTAACTTGTACGACATGCCGAGGCAAGATTCCCAAACACGTGGCCCAGAATCCACGCATCAACTTAGCTCTAGTCTCTGCTATTCGTTTAGCAAAGGCTTCAAGTTCTGCTGTTGAGGTAACTGCTGCCAAGGTTCAACATTTCATCCGGAACCAGGACAGGCCTGACAAGGCGTTTACTACCTCGCGGGCTAAAAAGACTGGGAAAGCTAATGCTTGTAGTGGTAAGATATATGTCACGATTCCAGGTGATCATTTTGGTCCGATAACATCGGATTATGATCCCACTAGAAAGCAAGGTGTCTTGTTTGGTGAGTCGTGGGATGATAGACAAGACTGTAGGCAGTGGGGAGCGCATTTCCCGCATGTTGCTGGAATCGCTGGGCAATCTGGTTTTGGAGCTCAGTCAGTTGCTCTCTCTGGAGGGTATCTAGATGATGAGGATCACGGTGAGTGGTTCCTCTACACTGGAAGGTTAGCTTTACATATCTCCTGTCCTTTGGTGCTTGGACTATGGCTATTCTTGTAG
- the LOC104704070 gene encoding uncharacterized protein LOC104704070, with translation MILINSNSPALFSAVRFAGSSPFNTKRIHQSSLSVSRNRSFFLHFTETKEKKTRREDGRVSIVCDAGGMFPVDPWAPTIDSQSIASQLFAVSLFPYIGFLYFLTKSKSAPKLTLFGFYFLLAFVGATIPAGIYAKVHYGTSLSNVDWLHGGAESLLALTNLFIVLGLRQALRKSDDDDGDGDEEAPTTQEQEKSSV, from the exons ATGATTCTGATAAACTCTAACTCTCCGGCGCTATTCTCAGCCGTTAGATTTGCGGGTTCATCTCCGTTTAACACTAAGCGTATTCACCAGTCTTCTCTCTCAGTCTCTAGAAACAGAAGCTTCTTCTTACACTTCACAGagacaaaggagaagaaaacaagaagagaagatggGAGAGTATCAATCGTGTGCGACGCAGGAGGGATGTTTCCGGTGGATCCATGGGCTCCGACCATTGATTCACAGAGCATAGCATCACAGCTCTTCGCTGTGTCTCTGTTTCCATACATTGGCTTTCTCTACTTCCTCACTAAATCCAAATCTGCTCCAAAACTCACACTTTTCGGTTTCTACTTCTTGCTTGCCTTCGTTGGAGCTACTA TTCCTGCTGGAATTTATG CAAAGGTGCATTATGGAACATCGTTGTCGAATGTTGATTGGTTGCATGGAGGAGCTGAATCACTTCTGGCTCTTACCAATTTGTTCATCGTGTTGGGTCTTAGACAAGCTCTGAGAaagtctgatgatgatgatggtgatggtgatgaagaagcACCAACTACTCAAGAACAAGAGAAATCTTCTGTGTAG
- the LOC109125701 gene encoding uncharacterized protein LOC109125701 yields the protein MMSFKRVEKKSTEMGRQMTHEKSDSDSDKEGTPMMVGGYTEMVSRSDDSDWDEPVDSGKRCPDPIAKETAPINRYSRKYYPNH from the coding sequence ATGATGTCGTTTaaaagagtagagaagaaatCAACCGAAATGGGCCGCCAGATGACCCACGAGAAGTCGGACTCTGATTCGGACAAAGAAGGAACCCCCATGATGGTTGGAGGTTACACTGAGATGGTTAGCCGCAGCGACGACTCTGACTGGGACGAACCGGTCGATTCTGGCAAACGCTGTCCTGACCCTATTGCCAAGGAAACTGCTCCTATCAATCGCTACAGCCGCAAATATTACCCTAATCACTAA
- the LOC104704072 gene encoding filaggrin-2-like, producing MQYYENREKDYYEGAQGQRNGYGHSQSHEGYGQKPTRPVYGLSPTMNHRSHGGFLDGLFKGQTGQKSQSGLGTFLGQHKTHETNKGHGHGKLLGQHQKKTHETNKGLNGLGMFINNGEKKHRRQSEHKKKNNKDGHGSGDESGSSSGSDSD from the coding sequence ATGCAGTACTACGAAAACCGTGAGAAAGACTACTACGAGGGGGCTCAAGGACAACGCAATGGTTATGGTCATAGCCAGAGCCACGAGGGATATGGCCAGAAACCAACTCGCCCAGTGTATGGGCTTAGCCCGACTATGAACCACCGTAGCCACGGTGGGTTTCTTGATGGGCTCTTCAAGGGTCAAACTGGCCAAAAGAGTCAGAGTGGCCTCGGCACGTTTCTAGGTCAACACAAGACCCACGAGACGAACAAGGGTCATGGACATGGGAAGCTCTTAGGGCAGCACCAGAAGAAAACTCATGAGACAAACAAAGGTCTTAATGGTCTTGGAATGTTCATTAACAATGGAGAGAAGAAACATAGGAGGCAAAGtgagcacaagaagaagaacaacaaggaTGGGCATGGCAGTGGCGATGAGAGTGGAAGCAGCAGCGGTAGCGACAGCGACTGA